The genomic DNA TCCGCCTCGGCCTTCCGACGGGCCTCGGCCTCGCGGCGCTGGGCGTCGGCGAGGGCGGCGGCGCGGGCCGCACTCTCCTGCTCGCTCAGGGTGCGCAGGACGACCCCCGAGGCGGCGCGCTGCGCCGGACGCGGAGCCGGTGCCGTCGGCGCGGGGGCCGCCGGGCGCGGTGCGGGCGCAGGCTCACGGGCGGGGGCGGCCGGTGCCGCACCGATGACGCGGCGCTTCACCGTCTCGACCACGACCTGCTTGGAGCGGCCATGGGAGAAGCTCTGACGCACGGTGCCCGCCTCGATCGGCCGCTTGAGGGAGAGCGGCTTCGGGGAAGTCCGATTCAGAGTCTTGTCGCCCGGGTTGTTCGTATCGCTCATTCAGCCTGAACCCTGAGGGTTTCCATCGTCCCGTGAACCGACACCCGGTGGCGCCGGTCAAAATAGTCCTGCGTCGTCAACGTGAGGCTTCGTCGATCCCGCCGATTCGGGCTGGATCGGGCTCCCCGGTCGCCGCGGCGGCGCCCTCGAAGGAGCGTAGCCGACGCCAACGCGACAGGCAGCCGGCGGCTCCGGCTCCTGCGACGAGCGCAGCGTGTATCACATGATCCCGACCTAAGGCCATGTCCAATTCGTCCTCGGACAGGTCATCGATGATCGGGATCCTTGACATGGCGTCACCGTGGCGCCTGTGCAAGGCCGACGCGATCTTCCGCCGGCCGTCCGGACTCGCCTCGGCGGCGTGAATCACCGCGATGGCGCCGGGCTGGCCGCCGATCGCCGCCTCGACCTTCGAGAAGCCCGCGACCACGCAGCCCGCCTTGTTGGCCATGGCGATGGCCTGCCGCAGGTCCTCCCGGAGTCCCGCGACGATCCGGTCCGGCAGGTCGGGTGCGGCCGGTGTCGGCCCCTTGAACGCCCGCGCGAACAGGTTCTTGCGCACCGCGGTGGCGACCGCCTCGCGGCGG from Methylobacterium radiotolerans JCM 2831 includes the following:
- a CDS encoding RNA-binding protein — protein: MVAVDTTPPEDGLEAGGLDAGPGRRLPERTCIVTRVAQAPDAMIRFVRGPDGSVVPDLRAKLPGRGAWVSARREAVATAVRKNLFARAFKGPTPAAPDLPDRIVAGLREDLRQAIAMANKAGCVVAGFSKVEAAIGGQPGAIAVIHAAEASPDGRRKIASALHRRHGDAMSRIPIIDDLSEDELDMALGRDHVIHAALVAGAGAAGCLSRWRRLRSFEGAAAATGEPDPARIGGIDEASR